In Armatimonadota bacterium, one genomic interval encodes:
- the cmk gene encoding (d)CMP kinase: MSPPGQALIVLAGASVRFAAAAALDGVTLEIVPGEFIGVIGPNGAGKTTLLRAVAGTLPPSAGAVLVEGREAAALPPRERARLLATVPQVEGPPAGFTVEEAVLMGRTPHLRRLGPVSAHDRERAAAAMHRVRIAHLAGRFVETLSGGERQRVLIARALAQDARILLLDEPTAHLDIAVQLEIMDLLAELNQGGLTLVAALHDLNLAAMYCRTLVLLDRGRIVAAGPPQRVLSAEVLQRVYGAAVLVRPHPLTGRPHVTVLGRRVVAGEGSPRTAMRNMEGRRLIVAIDGPVGAGKSTVARAVAQALGLRYVNTGWMYRAVAREALRRGVPLEDAAALAEIARTLELDFRETPLGTRLFVGGEDVTEVLGVPEVGEAASRVSTHPPVREALVARQRQLGAAGGVVMEGRDIGTVVFPDADVKVFLSATPEERARRRHAELRQRGVEVPFAELQAAEEERDRRDRERAHSPLRLAADAVVLETTGKTPEQVVEEVLTLCRRRSGVV; the protein is encoded by the coding sequence GTGAGCCCGCCCGGCCAGGCGCTCATCGTCCTTGCAGGGGCCAGTGTGCGCTTCGCTGCCGCCGCGGCCCTGGACGGCGTCACCCTGGAGATCGTTCCCGGTGAGTTTATCGGGGTAATCGGGCCAAACGGCGCAGGCAAGACGACGTTGCTCCGGGCGGTGGCCGGGACGCTCCCGCCATCCGCCGGGGCGGTGCTGGTGGAGGGGCGGGAGGCGGCGGCACTGCCCCCCCGTGAGCGGGCCCGTCTGCTGGCCACCGTGCCGCAGGTGGAAGGGCCGCCTGCGGGCTTCACGGTGGAGGAGGCGGTCCTGATGGGACGGACGCCGCACCTGCGGCGGCTGGGGCCGGTCAGCGCCCACGACCGGGAGCGTGCCGCCGCAGCCATGCACCGGGTGCGCATCGCGCACCTGGCCGGGCGGTTCGTGGAGACGTTGAGCGGCGGCGAGCGGCAGCGCGTGCTGATCGCGCGGGCGCTGGCGCAGGACGCCCGCATCCTGCTGCTGGACGAGCCCACCGCACACCTGGACATTGCCGTGCAGCTGGAGATCATGGACCTGCTGGCCGAGCTGAACCAGGGGGGCCTGACGCTGGTGGCTGCGCTGCACGACCTCAACCTGGCGGCGATGTACTGCCGTACCCTGGTGCTGCTGGACCGGGGGCGGATCGTAGCCGCCGGCCCCCCGCAGCGGGTGCTGTCCGCGGAGGTGCTGCAGCGGGTCTACGGGGCGGCCGTCCTGGTACGGCCGCACCCCCTCACCGGCAGGCCGCATGTGACGGTCCTGGGCAGGAGGGTGGTGGCGGGGGAGGGAAGTCCCCGGACGGCCATGCGGAACATGGAAGGCCGCCGGCTGATCGTAGCCATCGACGGCCCGGTGGGAGCCGGGAAGTCCACAGTCGCCCGGGCGGTGGCGCAGGCCCTGGGCCTGCGCTACGTCAACACCGGCTGGATGTACCGCGCGGTGGCCCGGGAGGCGCTGCGCCGGGGCGTTCCTTTGGAGGACGCGGCGGCACTGGCAGAGATCGCGCGCACCCTGGAGCTGGACTTCCGCGAAACGCCCCTGGGCACCCGGCTCTTTGTCGGCGGCGAGGATGTGACCGAGGTGCTGGGGGTGCCGGAGGTGGGCGAGGCCGCCTCCCGGGTGAGCACCCACCCGCCCGTGCGGGAGGCGCTGGTCGCCCGGCAGCGGCAGCTCGGAGCCGCGGGCGGCGTGGTCATGGAGGGGCGGGACATCGGCACGGTGGTCTTCCCCGACGCCGACGTGAAGGTGTTCCTGAGCGCCACGCCCGAAGAACGCGCCCGGCGCCGCCACGCCGAGCTGCGGCAGCGGGGGGTGGAGGTGCCGTTCGCGGAGCTGCAGGCGGCGGAGGAGGAGCGCGACCGGCGGGACCGGGAGCGGGCGCACTCTCCCCTGCGGCTGGCAGCAGACGCGGTGGTGCTGGAGACCACAGGCAAGACCCCGGAGCAGGTGGTGGAGGAGGTGCTGACGCTGTGCCGGAGGCGGAGCGGTGTGGTATAG
- a CDS encoding cobalamin-binding protein, which yields MRHFSWRAVALWVAALGLLAALPAAAAPGFPLTVRDALGRRVTVPRPPQRIVSTAPSVTEVLFALGLGRRVVGVSDADDYPPEGLRGKARVGGVILNAERILTLRPDLVVGVAGLQQGQLERLIRLGLPVLAVEARSLEETFAQVHLLGRVTGRAPAAEQLVAGLRTRTAEVMRRVQGRAGPRVYVEIWDQPLQTAGAGTFIHDLVRRAGGRNLFADLRGWPQVAPEAVILRDPEVILLTYPGRRRLVGRPGWARVSAVRAGRVHEVDASLISRPGPRLVDGLEQIARLLHPGAFRQ from the coding sequence ATGAGGCACTTCTCCTGGCGGGCGGTTGCCCTGTGGGTGGCGGCGCTGGGGCTGCTCGCCGCTTTGCCAGCCGCCGCGGCCCCGGGCTTCCCCCTGACGGTGCGCGATGCCCTGGGCCGTCGCGTGACCGTGCCCCGGCCTCCGCAGCGGATCGTCTCCACGGCCCCCAGCGTCACAGAGGTCCTCTTTGCCCTGGGCTTGGGCCGGCGCGTGGTAGGCGTCAGCGACGCCGACGACTACCCACCCGAAGGGCTGAGGGGGAAGGCGCGCGTGGGCGGGGTCATCCTGAACGCGGAGCGTATCCTGACCCTGCGCCCAGACCTGGTGGTGGGGGTGGCCGGCCTTCAGCAGGGGCAGCTGGAGCGCCTGATCCGGCTGGGATTGCCTGTACTGGCCGTGGAGGCGCGCAGCCTGGAGGAGACCTTTGCGCAGGTCCACCTCCTGGGGCGGGTCACGGGGCGCGCGCCGGCTGCGGAGCAGCTCGTTGCCGGCCTGCGGACCCGGACGGCGGAGGTGATGCGGCGGGTGCAGGGACGGGCCGGCCCCCGGGTGTACGTGGAGATCTGGGACCAGCCGCTGCAGACAGCGGGCGCCGGCACGTTCATCCACGACTTGGTACGTCGGGCGGGCGGCCGCAACCTCTTCGCCGACCTCCGCGGATGGCCGCAGGTGGCTCCTGAGGCGGTCATCCTCCGCGACCCCGAGGTCATCCTGCTCACCTACCCGGGGAGGCGGCGTCTGGTCGGCCGACCGGGGTGGGCACGGGTGAGCGCTGTGCGCGCCGGCCGCGTCCACGAGGTGGACGCCAGTCTGATCTCCCGCCCCGGGCCACGGTTGGTGGACGGCCTGGAACAGATTGCCCGCCTCCTGCACCCGGGGGCGTTCCGGCAGTGA
- a CDS encoding tRNA-binding protein encodes MPHQPKYTPAVGLITVDDFQRVEMRVGRIVQVDDFPQARKPSYRLLIDFGPYGIRSSSAAIRPFYSREELLGRQVVAVTNFPPRRIAGFASEVLVLGAVQDDGRVILLCPDAEAQLGARIA; translated from the coding sequence GTGCCTCATCAGCCGAAGTATACGCCGGCTGTGGGCCTGATCACCGTAGATGACTTCCAGCGCGTGGAGATGCGCGTGGGGCGCATCGTGCAGGTGGACGACTTCCCCCAGGCCCGCAAACCGTCCTACCGCCTGCTCATCGACTTTGGCCCCTATGGCATACGCTCTTCCTCGGCTGCCATCCGCCCTTTCTACAGTCGGGAGGAGCTGCTGGGGCGGCAGGTCGTGGCGGTAACGAACTTTCCCCCGCGGCGCATCGCCGGATTCGCCAGCGAGGTGCTGGTGCTGGGGGCAGTGCAGGACGACGGGCGCGTGATCCTGCTGTGCCCCGACGCTGAGGCTCAACTGGGGGCGAGAATTGCATGA
- a CDS encoding DinB family protein, translating into MHDPGPHPAQLQRSARGADRPVPATLLDRAEDLDGILAAWRPQREATVALVAGLSPAEARSRRPFPWDPTETASVEEIIWHVVTHEQYHRGQVFTRLALLGRRDLPDHDLLR; encoded by the coding sequence TTGCATGATCCCGGACCGCATCCTGCGCAGCTTCAGCGTTCTGCCCGAGGAGCTGACCGGCCTGTGCCGGCGACACTCCTGGACCGAGCTGAAGACCTGGACGGCATCCTGGCCGCCTGGCGCCCCCAGCGGGAGGCCACCGTAGCCCTGGTGGCGGGACTCAGCCCGGCGGAGGCCCGTTCCCGCCGCCCCTTCCCCTGGGACCCCACAGAGACCGCTAGCGTGGAGGAGATTATCTGGCACGTGGTCACGCACGAGCAGTACCACCGCGGGCAGGTCTTCACCCGCCTGGCCCTGCTCGGCCGCCGGGACCTGCCAGACCACGACCTCCTCCGCTAA